Proteins co-encoded in one Megalops cyprinoides isolate fMegCyp1 chromosome 1, fMegCyp1.pri, whole genome shotgun sequence genomic window:
- the cenpx gene encoding centromere protein X, whose translation MEEGDHEVVFKKETVSKLLSLFFKDDKTRASGDAVLLMAEMLKIFVHEAARRAAKQADAEDSDVVDIEHFEKILPQLLLDF comes from the exons ATGGAGGAAGGAGACCATGAAGTTGTGTTCAAAAAG GAAACGGTCAGCAAATTATTGTCACTGTTTTTCAAGGACGACAAGACCAGAG CCAGCGGCGACGCGGTGCTGCTGATGGCGGAGATGCTGAAGATATTTGTACACG AGGCAGCGCGGAGGGCAGCTAAACAGGCTGATGCAGAGGACAGCGATGTGGTGGACATCGAGCACTTCGAGAAGATTCTGCCGCAGCTG CTCCTGGATTTTTAG